In Miscanthus floridulus cultivar M001 chromosome 19, ASM1932011v1, whole genome shotgun sequence, the DNA window gacacgatgatttttctcccgaggttcacgtgtttgccaacacgctagtccccgttgtgtcgaccgctcacttggtggttcggcggctaattagcatcacccgctaagccctcACGTCggacgccgcaagaacctaccccttgagtgagggtagctcaatgacacgctttactaaagttgctcttcgcgactcccatggggcgagcacaagtgcccctcacaagcacttctccggagcgccgcacaagcttcttgcgcgcttcgacggagaccaccaccaagccgtctaggaggtggcaacctccaagagtaacaagcaccaccggcttgcaactcgatcacctagtgccactcgatgcaacctcacgatgcaatcgcactagaatcgctcactcacacaatcggatgatcgctatcaagtatgtgtgagatggagggctcctaagcactctcaagcatggacacaaagtccctcaaGGTGCTCCACagcagccatggccaaaggccacttctatttatagccccaagggctaaactagccgttaccccttcactaggcaacggtcgggccgatcggacgctccggtcgtgttgaccagacgctggacctcagcgtccggtcgtccgcagacagccacgtgtcccggttccaacggtcacttgacttgacgcagtagctttcaactgaccggacgctgaacctccaGCGTCCGGCCGTTTCCAGTAAgataccgacctcgaccggacgcgtccggtcacacttgatcggacgcagccagcgtccggtcacactccagcttctgcgtcatcgtacgtcagcctgaccggacgcagcctgccagcgtccggtgcattcagattcagcgtccggtcagttgaccgatgccagtatcttcgcgaccaactcgttttcacttctaacttcttcacccttgctccaatgagctaaccaccaagaatttgcatccggcgcaatagaaaataggcattccattttcccgaaaacgcaatataaaaattatcttcatttaatttcaaaataaatatgatttttctaagatatatgaatcatatcaaatcatatttttttgcgaaattaaatgaagataattttaatataaaaattatagatctcgacgagatctacaactttctagttttgagttttttcgtttgaagtcgttaagatgctaaaaaaaataatgacatatttagacttaagggtattttcgactttcacacctgcagtttaacggcgttagagcccaaactgacggcagtggcatggaagacaaaaaaaaaaaaattagagcagtggcgctgaagaccgctaaaCTATTTTAGAGACCACAAACCATTGTGATGTTTTTTTTTAAGGGTACGCAAGGAATTCCCCTTTTCTTATGTCTCTCTCTTTTAAACAATCGAAGGAAAAAAAAATCCCAAACCCTAACATCTCCCCatggacgacggcgacggcggactGAGCTTCGACTTCGAGGGCGGGCTCGACTCCGTCCCGGCGGCCGGGGGCGGGGGGCCCGTGCCGTCCTCCACCGACCCTGGCgcgggcggaggcggaggcggcgatgGGCCGGGTATGCACGGGCGTGGCCGAGGTCGCGGGAGCTACCGCCAGACAGTGTGCCGGCACTGGCTTCGGGGCCTCTGCATGAAGGGCGAGGCGTGCGGGTTCCTGCACCAGTTCGACAAGGCCCGCATGCCTGTCTGCCGCTTCTTCCGCGACTTCGGCGAGTGCCGCGAGCCCGACTGCGCGTACAAGCACTCGTACGACGACGTCAAGGAGTGCAACATGTGAGATCTCTGATCCCAAACCGACTTGTTCGGGTTCCCGTGTTGATTTTAACGTCTGGGTGGGAAAGAGTGGCTTTTATAAGCTTGGTGGTGGCTGTGGTTGACGAAATTTGTTAACTCGTCGGCAATTTTTCTAAGTAATAAGATGCCCAATTCGTGTTGTTTGATGGGTGATTTGGGTTTGAGATTATAGCGATCACGAACCCTGGGTCAGTCTTAATCTTCGGTTGGTACATGTGGTTTGATTCAATTTTATAGAATTTAGCGACTTTGATAATTTCACTGAAAGAAGCTACAACTGACATGATATTCTGGGAATGCAATGTATTTGTTTGCTACAAAAATGGCCATACAACTATAACCTGTAAAACTCTGCTCAGGATTAGCTTTGTATTATCATTGTTCAAAGTTAAGAATGATTGCTTGCCATCTTTCGTCACATGTCGTTCCATACTTTGCAGGTACAAGATGGGGTTTTGTCCCAATGGTCCTAACTGCCGGTACAAGCATATCAAGCTACCTGGGCCACCGCCTTCTGTTGAGGAAGTTCTTCAGAAGATTTTGCAGATGCGCTCTTTCAACAGATATGGTCAGAATAGAAATAATAATTATAATCAGCAGGGGGAGAGACCTCAACATCCACAAGGTTCTGGGATGCCTAACCAAAATTCGGCAGAAAATGCTACTGCTGCGGCTCCACCAGCTGGCGGACAACAAGCACAAACGCTGAATCAACAgccaccacagcagcagcagaagcCTAATACAAATGACCAGGCCCAAGGTGTTTCAAATGGCCATCAGACCACTAGAATCGCCACACCCCTTCCACAAGGACCGTCTAGGTGTGTGTGGAGTTTCTAGTCATGTTGTAAAGCTTTTAGAACTGTGAAAACTGCATACATAGTTTAGTTTTAGTTGCAACAGCGTATCtcatacaacaacaacatagcctttcagtcccaagcaagttggggtaggctagagttgaaacccaccaagagccccaagtcacggttgaGTACTGCTAAGCTACTACTCTGTTTGTATAGACGATTTTGTGATGGAAAGTTAAAGGAGCACATGAGATGGTGAACATCGCATGAATGGTTAATTTTGGAGACCTGTAGTCTGATCCAGGCCATATCATACACAGGGTATTAAGCACGCCTCTGCTGCCCGTGGAGACAATACTCAGGATTATTCAATATGCAGTTTACACTATACTCACTTTAACCTGAATTTTTACTTGTTTAGTGTTTTCAAATTTAGATGCCATTATATCGACACACTTCAGTTTTTAGTTATAGGAACTTGACCCTTTAGGTTTTCATACATCTTTAGTtcactatttttttatatatctgGTTCATGCGCTGCAATACTTGGGAAATCAACATTTTCCGCTTCTTTTTGGGTTTCATGAGGAATCCCTTGAAAAAGAAGGGTTAGAATATCCCTTTTGTTTTACATAGTATTAAGATATTTGACTTGCTTGTTGAAATATATATGGAGCTTAGCAAGTTAGTTACTTAGTTTTATGAATAACAGTGCTATGGGTTCACCTTCTGTCAGGTTACTTGCTTACTTttgtcaatttttttttttactttctgtACCTATCGCTATGGCCGAGTGAATTCAGTAATTTAGGCCATATTTTAGTAATACCATTACATATGCATATTCTGTCAGAAGTTCCATTTAATTGTTTAATGGTATCAGCTGTGCTGTACTATAATGGTTCTCTAATCCAATCTTGAGTTGGTAAATGTAAAACATCAGGTACTTCATTGTTAAAAGTTGCAATCGCGAGAATCTGGAAATATCAGTTCAGCAAGGAATTTGGGCCACACAGAGGAGTAACGAGGCTAAACTCAATGAAGCTTTTGAATCCACTGAGAATGTTATTTTGATATTCTCAATTAATAGAACTCGCAATTTCCAGGTATACTGAAGGTTCATATTTGCTGTGAATACTGTTGTATTTGCCTGTCTTTGATCTATTATTTGAAAATGCTATTTTCAATTGGTTCAGTTAAATTTATTTACTAGACTAAATGTTATGCTTTTCAAGGGGTGTGCAAAGATGACTTCCAGGATTGGTGGCTACATTGGTGGTGGAAATTGGAAATCCGCTCATGGAACAGCGCATTATGGTCGGAACTTCTCTATGCAGTGGCTTAAGGTGCAGTTTTCTTGCTGATTAACCCCTGTTTGTTTATCTCCACTTAGCTTAGCCCTTTCCAGATGATGGGATCTTTGACTTTTGAGCTGACAACTGATAATCATAGCTTATGCATTATGGGCGTGTTTTAGATGGCCCTGAGCTCAAACAGAGTGACCTTGTCATCAGGCGGTAGCCTCACCACAAGGGTAGGGTGAGGAGAAGATAGATTGACATGGATATTGATTTCACTTTTTTTTCGATTCCTCACAACCACATTACTCCTCTAAATGCCCATGTGGCATTGTGGCAAACAGATGGAAATTCCTAATGCAACTAATGACTGACAAACTGACCCATCACATAAGTTCATGCTGTTGCCACCCGGCTTGGGCGGGGAAGCCGTGCAGCTTGGCTGATGTGTTGCGTCTAGCCCTGGCCCATGACAGTATGGTTATAAATTCACGTTATAGTGCATGAAGACTTTTGTATGTTGTACTTTTGGTTTGGTTAGTAGCGGCGCAAATCTTCCTTTCTGTCCACATATTCATCTGTGCAACCCCGACCCTGTTCCCAAGGGAATCTGGACTTAATTCTCCTCTGGGCAAACCAtctaaaatagccaagctcaGGTTTACAAACATGCAAACATTGATAGAAAGTGAGACTGATATGTGGAATTGTGGTTAAGATGTGCTTTAGGCCCAGGCAATTTATTTAGAAGCTGAAACTATCGTATTAATGCCTTGAAGTGTCATTCCATTGGGTGCTGTTCTCCATATCAAAATTTGTGCCTGCTACTCATTCATTGTACAGATGAACTAGTCATTGGTAGCTTTAGTTCTTGTAAGCGTGTAGGTCAAAGGCCTTGTGTTTATGTTCTGTTTGTGTTTTTTATGAACTGGACATGATACAATTGAATATGGCTTATCACGTTTATATTGATAAATTCTTTTGAGTTAAATGCATGAGCGGCCCCTGAACTTGTCAAGGGCTGTCACTTAGGTCCACGAactttgaaaacacatttctaggtccctaaacttgttaagtggtgcacAGCAATGGTCGGTATGGTCCAGAAATGGACCTGCTGTGCACTGTTTTACAAGTTTAGGGATGTGTggtgcaccacttaacaagtttagagaCCCAAACGTTTTCAAAGttcgtggacctaagtggcaccccTCTGGGGCTGCTGATGCATTTAACTCAATCCTTTTTTTTGAACTGGACTATAAAATTGATGTTGAGTTTACAAGCATGGTTATATCATTCACCAAATCATTAATTGAAGTTATGGCTGATAAGAATTCTCATTGAATATTTCTTGCCATCTATTTTTGCATGAAAGCCTTAACCTGTTGTCTAATATCATCATTATGTCTATACTTACAACAGTTTTTGCGTTGCAGCTTTGTGAGTTGTCATTTCAGAAAACCCATCATCTCCGCAatccatacaatgataacctCCCTGTTAAGGTATGTGGATCACCTTGTCTCAGGTGTTCAATGACCTTGGCTCCTTGACATATGACGCCTTATGTTTTTTATACGTATAAAATGGCAAAGTGTGGAAACTATTGGTTTAGCTTATACATATAGCACTATTTCACGGTCTGTCTTGTTTCATATTTTCTGATATATTTCCGTCTTGATTGTTCTTTATCACAATGTTGAATAAGCCATTTTCAAACCTGCCTCGAAAGACTGAGATGACTTTGCTTTAACTATAAACCATACATATGTTGTTCATCCTTATTGTCTAGATCTATATTTCACCAGAGATTATAATATTGTGTTATGTTTGTCTGGTTGATTAAACCTCTTGTACAGTTTGTATAATGATTAAAACACTAGCTGGAAAATTAATCTTGCCCGAAGGATGTTCTAAATTGATGTAGACCAGAAAGAAAAGTAACATCTAGTGGTACCCACACTGATGATTGACTAGATTGTCGAAATCAtatacttttttttatatatctaCATTCTCAAAAAGTTTTCAGGATTTAATTGTTCAATTCACTTCTGATTAATGCAGATCAGCAGAGATTGCCAGGAACTAGAACCTTTCATTGGTGAACAGTTGGCTTCTCTGCTTTATCTGGAGCCAGACAGTGAACTTACGGTAGGTTATGCATTTATTGCCTATTTATCTTGTTTTAACATTgatgtgcctgaaccgtgactaggggctcatgttgggtttcaactctagcctacctcaacttgcttgggactttggctttgttgttgttgtatcttGTTTTAACATTCCCGTTACCTTTCTGTTTTCGTACTAGCAGGCATATCAACCTAGTCCATTGCAACCACGACTGACACTATAGGATTTGCTGATTTGGTCTAGTCACATTTGAACACCATTTGCTGTGTTTCTTAACTCTAAACTAGTTTTATAAATGTCAAATCATGGTTGCAAATGACCATAATTTATGTGCATATAAGATTCATATAACAGGGTTGTGCTAGAAAGAGGTGGAAGATATCACTGAAATTTACAATATTTCTTTACACTAAAGGTTTATTCTAATGGAGATAATTGCTACTTCTTTTATAGATTGACTAAAATTTAATAATGGCACATTACATTCTCTTCATGGAATAAGCACTAACAATGCATATACACTCTTCTACAAGCAGTAGCACACAGCTCCACATGCTGGTCTGTGCTAGTGCTATTTTGCTTAAAGAGAAATAGCATGGTACATTTTTGTTGAAGCGCCTGGTTCACTTGTGTTTACTTgatatatattattttagttaCCATATGTtgcctttttctctttttttttcactTGTTTGATTTGAAGTGCCCATTACCTGTGTCTGATGTTTTTGAATATGGGGGTTCAGGCTATGCTAATTGCAGCAGAGGCCAAGCGAGAGGAGGAAAAAGCAAAGGGAGTCAGTGCTGATGAGGCAGCTGATAATCAAGATATTGTGTTGTTTGACGACAATgaagaggatgaggaagaggaaagcgaggaggaagaagaaggccacGGCCAAGAGTCTCAAGGGAGGGGAAGAGGAAGGGGGATGATGTGGCCGCCTCAAATGCCGATGATGCGTGGGCCAATGATGGCAGGGCGTGGCTTCCCTCCCAACATGATGGGTGATGGCTTTGGTTTCGGCGGTGGTTTCGGCATGCCTGATCCTTTTGGCATGCCACGCGGCTTCCCACCATTTGTTGGCCCAAGGTTCCCTGGGGACTTTGCTAGAGGCCCGATGCCCGGGATGGGCTTCCCCGGCAGGCCTCCTCAGCCTTTCCCTCTGGGTCTTGACATGATGATGGGCCCTGGCCGTGGTCCACTGATGGGAGGTATGGGAATGGGCGGGCCTGGACGGCCTAATCACCCCTTGGGTATGGCGCCCTTCATGCCCCCACCACCTCCAAATAACCGTGCTGCGAAGCGGGAACAGAGAAGGCCAGGGGGTGACCGTGGGGACAGGTTCGAAACAGCGTCATCAGACCAGGGCAGCAGGGGCCATGATAACACTGGAAACTCTGGAGCAGATGGAGCCAGAGCCCAGTCTGGGGACAGGTATGGTAGAAGTGCCCTTCGGGACGATGAAAGTGAGAGCGAAGAGGAGGCGGCTCCCAGGCGGTCAAGGAAACGATAGAAAAACCATAGAGCACCGAGTGCTGAGATTCATGTTGTTACTTGATATGAGAGAGGTATGATGTACTGGTGAAACAGAGCTGAGATAGACTAAAATAGATTGCCTCTCTTATTTTCTAAACTGAGATTAGaactaagatagtgaaaaatgtggattatgtATAACTGCATATGCTGTGTGCAGTGACATTGGTAGTTGAATTTTGCTCAGGCGGAAAGGTGTAAGCACATTGTGGCAGGCTGAGATTATTCTAGTGGTGCATCACGACTCATGAGTTAGAAACTGGTAGAATAACATTGGCACGAACTATTTGTTCAGCTGTGCAGTTGTCCTGTGCTTATCATCACAACAATGTACACATGTACTGTACAACATGATGAGAATGGTTTATGGTCTTTttcatatgaaaacaaatgtcATCAAAATACGCTGACAGCCTAGACCCAGATGGGGTCGCCGTAGCCTGCAGTACACATTTCCTTTTACTCTAATTCTCGCATCTTGTTTGGTTAGCACGAAGGTGCTACGTTTGAATTGTTTGGGTTTATATATGCTCCCCCTACCCTTGCCTTACGACTTCTGCAAGGTATCTACATACCTGTTTTCTTGCTTAGGCTTAAAAAGGTTTTTAGTTCACTTTAAATTACCAAACCGTCATGAGTTGCCAAAAAAAATAGCGGCGTAAAGTGACCACCTGGATTGCTGAGTTGCATATATGGGACTCACAAGATTAAAAAAGACCGGCCGATCATTCAACCCTGCTCGCATCCAGGCCTCCTTGGCCACTTGTTCATAGTCAAGTCAACCCTGCTCGCATTGCGTATGCACGTGTGGAAACATGCTCACTTTCACTTTCAGAGCTGTTCCAATTTTTTCTTTGTTTTGCATATCCTTCGCGGATTCATGCGCTCTAGCCTTTCCGACAGAGCTAAAACGGTCTGAAATGCTGACAGGAGCTTCATTCAGAGTTTTGGTTTGTACTCCTACAGTGCAATCTCAGGGGCAACAACGGTCTGAAACATGCCAGCCTCTGCGGCTCTGCCTGGTCCACAGTCTCGTGCCGGTTCCCGTCCACACTGGGCAACATATCTCCGGACTCCGGCTCCGGGGCAAGTTGCCATCGTGCCTTTTGCAATCGTCAACTATAGTGGCCACTGCTTACTTTCTTTCATTATCAGCTTTTATTTGCCTTGGTGACTCGTCAATGCACGCTACGCATATCTCCAATTTCCTCACGTCGTTTTGATCGGCATCGAGCCATCGACAACAAGGTCTTCTGACTTCTTTGTTCATCCATTTAGGATCCCTTCCTTTCCCTTGTGGTGAAACTGACCAAAAGTCTACTGAACTCGTTCAAAGTATATACGAGTCGTCTTCTTCCCACCAGCTGCCATTTGGAGGGACAGTGACGCTAATGTGCCAACTCTGTGTACATCAAATTGATCTAGTTTTCGTCTCTGGTCTTTGAAAATTTTGACTATAAATTGATCTAGCTGAATCTAGTGGGAAGTGCTACCTTTGAATATAATAAATAAGAGGTACCACGAGTTGCCTTCTGCTAAAACAAACACACCCTGCCCAGCCATCCCAGTCCTTGCTAA includes these proteins:
- the LOC136527803 gene encoding zinc finger CCCH domain-containing protein 45-like isoform X1; translation: MDDGDGGLSFDFEGGLDSVPAAGGGGPVPSSTDPGAGGGGGGDGPGMHGRGRGRGSYRQTVCRHWLRGLCMKGEACGFLHQFDKARMPVCRFFRDFGECREPDCAYKHSYDDVKECNMYKMGFCPNGPNCRYKHIKLPGPPPSVEEVLQKILQMRSFNRYGQNRNNNYNQQGERPQHPQGSGMPNQNSAENATAAAPPAGGQQAQTLNQQPPQQQQKPNTNDQAQGVSNGHQTTRIATPLPQGPSRYFIVKSCNRENLEISVQQGIWATQRSNEAKLNEAFESTENVILIFSINRTRNFQGCAKMTSRIGGYIGGGNWKSAHGTAHYGRNFSMQWLKLCELSFQKTHHLRNPYNDNLPVKISRDCQELEPFIGEQLASLLYLEPDSELTAMLIAAEAKREEEKAKGVSADEAADNQDIVLFDDNEEDEEEESEEEEEGHGQESQGRGRGRGMMWPPQMPMMRGPMMAGRGFPPNMMGDGFGFGGGFGMPDPFGMPRGFPPFVGPRFPGDFARGPMPGMGFPGRPPQPFPLGLDMMMGPGRGPLMGGMGMGGPGRPNHPLGMAPFMPPPPPNNRAAKREQRRPGGDRGDRFETASSDQGSRGHDNTGNSGADGARAQSGDRYGRSALRDDESESEEEAAPRRSRKR
- the LOC136527803 gene encoding zinc finger CCCH domain-containing protein 45-like isoform X2 codes for the protein MDDGDGGLSFDFEGGLDSVPAAGGGGPVPSSTDPGAGGGGGGDGPGMHGRGRGRGSYRQTVCRHWLRGLCMKGEACGFLHQFDKARMPVCRFFRDFGECREPDCAYKHSYDDVKECNMYKMGFCPNGPNCRYKHIKLPGPPPSVEEVLQKILQMRSFNRYGQNRNNNYNQQGERPQHPQGSGMPNQNSAENATAAAPPAGGQQAQTLNQQPPQQQQKPNTNDQAQGVSNGHQTTRIATPLPQGPSRYFIVKSCNRENLEISVQQGIWATQRSNEAKLNEAFESTENVILIFSINRTRNFQGCAKMTSRIGGYIGGGNWKSAHGTAHYGRNFSMQWLKISRDCQELEPFIGEQLASLLYLEPDSELTAMLIAAEAKREEEKAKGVSADEAADNQDIVLFDDNEEDEEEESEEEEEGHGQESQGRGRGRGMMWPPQMPMMRGPMMAGRGFPPNMMGDGFGFGGGFGMPDPFGMPRGFPPFVGPRFPGDFARGPMPGMGFPGRPPQPFPLGLDMMMGPGRGPLMGGMGMGGPGRPNHPLGMAPFMPPPPPNNRAAKREQRRPGGDRGDRFETASSDQGSRGHDNTGNSGADGARAQSGDRYGRSALRDDESESEEEAAPRRSRKR